A genomic segment from Janibacter sp. DB-40 encodes:
- the nuoF gene encoding NADH-quinone oxidoreductase subunit NuoF, giving the protein MSTQLTPILTKFWDHPQSWTMATYEDNGGYRALRSALEMDPTDLVQVTKDSGLRGRGGAGFPTGMKWGFLPPHDGGPRYLVVNADESEPGTCKDIPLMMAAPHFLIEGAIITSFAIGSDTAFIYVRGEVAHVYRRLLRAVEEAYAAGYLGKDILGTGYNLDIVVHAGAGAYICGEETALLDSLEGRRGQPRLKPPFPAVAGLYARPTVVNNVESIASVPLIVGKGAEWFSDMGTEKSQGFGIFSLSGHVKHPGQYEAPLGITLRELIDLAGGMRDPNHPLKFWTPGGSSTPIFTDQHLDVPLDFESVAAHGSMLGTRALQIFDDTVSVVRAVSRWNDFYMHESCGKCTPCREGTYWLAQILHRIEEGRGTQQDIDMLVDICDNILGRAFCALGDGATSPITSAVQYFREEFEAGCHTPASELFPPAAATLFANQETVQVTT; this is encoded by the coding sequence ATGTCGACGCAGCTGACCCCGATCCTGACCAAGTTCTGGGACCACCCGCAGTCCTGGACCATGGCCACCTACGAGGACAACGGCGGGTACCGAGCACTGCGCTCGGCACTGGAGATGGACCCGACCGACCTGGTGCAGGTGACCAAGGACTCCGGCCTGCGCGGCCGTGGTGGCGCCGGGTTCCCCACCGGCATGAAGTGGGGCTTCCTCCCGCCGCACGACGGCGGACCGCGCTACCTGGTGGTCAACGCCGACGAGTCCGAGCCCGGCACGTGCAAGGACATCCCGCTGATGATGGCCGCCCCGCACTTCCTCATCGAGGGCGCGATCATCACCTCCTTCGCCATCGGGTCCGACACCGCCTTCATCTACGTGCGCGGCGAGGTGGCCCACGTCTACCGCCGCCTGCTGCGCGCGGTCGAGGAGGCCTACGCGGCCGGCTACCTCGGCAAGGACATCCTCGGCACGGGGTACAACCTGGACATCGTCGTCCACGCCGGTGCCGGCGCCTACATCTGCGGTGAGGAGACCGCGCTGCTGGACTCCCTCGAGGGGCGTCGCGGCCAACCCCGCCTCAAGCCCCCCTTCCCCGCGGTCGCCGGCCTGTACGCGCGTCCGACGGTGGTCAACAACGTCGAAAGCATCGCCTCCGTCCCGCTGATCGTCGGCAAGGGCGCAGAGTGGTTCTCCGACATGGGCACCGAGAAGTCCCAGGGGTTCGGGATCTTCTCCCTGTCCGGCCACGTGAAGCACCCGGGCCAGTACGAGGCGCCGCTGGGGATCACCCTGCGCGAGCTGATCGACCTGGCCGGTGGCATGCGGGACCCGAACCACCCGCTGAAGTTCTGGACGCCGGGCGGGTCCTCGACGCCGATCTTCACCGACCAGCACCTCGACGTGCCGCTCGACTTCGAGTCCGTGGCCGCCCACGGGTCGATGCTCGGCACCCGGGCCCTGCAGATCTTCGACGACACGGTCTCGGTCGTGCGCGCGGTGAGCCGGTGGAACGACTTCTACATGCACGAGTCCTGCGGCAAGTGCACCCCGTGCCGTGAGGGCACCTACTGGCTCGCCCAGATCCTGCACCGGATCGAGGAGGGTCGCGGCACCCAGCAGGACATCGACATGCTCGTCGACATCTGCGACAACATCCTCGGCCGTGCGTTCTGCGCGCTCGGTGACGGGGCCACGAGCCCGATCACCTCGGCCGTGCAGTACTTCCGTGAGGAGTTCGAGGCCGGCTGCCACACGCCGGCCAGCGAGCTCTTCCCGCCAGCGGCCGCGACGCTCTTCGCCAACCAGGAGACTGTGCAGGTGACCACATGA
- a CDS encoding NADH-quinone oxidoreductase subunit G gives MTTTSDKQTSGADPKPDLVTVTIDGMEVSVPRNTLIIRAAEQAGIEIPRFCDHPLLDPIGACRQCLVEVATPDREGNVKPMPKPQPSCTMTVSDGMQVRSQHTSPIADKGQQGIMELLLINHPLDCPVCDKGGECPLQNQAMSNGRPTSRFDDIKRTYPKPINISSQVLLDRDRCILCTRCTRFSSQIAGDPFIEMGERGALQQVLIYEEKPFESYFSGNTVQICPVGALTGAAYRFRSRPFDLVSTPDICEHCASGCSIRSDHRRGTVLRRMAGNDPEVNEEWNCDKGRWAFTWASLGDRLEFPMVRDEGGELRVVSWQEALAAAADGLRAARGHGVLTGGRVSIEDAHAYATLAREVLGTDNIDMRARPHSAEERDVLLRHVAGATPQTGGVTYRQLEQAGSVLLVGFEPEEESPIVFLRLRKAYRKHGLKVHAVAPMATRGLTKMGGSLIPSAPGTETEVLAALAGDDAPESLAAAHAALREEGATILVGERLATVPGALTAAARLAETTGARLAWIPRRAGERGAIAAGCLPTGDGLDTAGILAAAGAGSIGGLVVGGVDADDIGTAGARQAFERAFVVSLEVRPSNVTEHADVVLPVAPHAERAGSFMDWEGRVRPFEVSLETNAVPDHRVLHMLADAMGAFLGTRTVTEARRAIEATAAPTASGPLTDVPATVAPEPGAGEAVLATWRPLLDKGTMQDGEPFLAGTAKAPRAALSPLTAQSLGIVEGDLVTVSADDVRITLPADIRAMVDHVVWLPTNSESCDVRSLSGRAGAIVSVMKGGAA, from the coding sequence ATGACCACCACGAGCGACAAGCAGACGTCCGGGGCCGACCCCAAGCCCGACCTCGTCACCGTCACCATCGACGGGATGGAGGTGTCCGTCCCCCGCAACACCCTGATCATCCGCGCGGCCGAGCAGGCAGGGATCGAGATCCCGCGCTTCTGCGACCACCCGCTGCTGGACCCGATCGGCGCCTGCCGCCAGTGCCTCGTCGAGGTGGCCACCCCGGACCGCGAGGGCAACGTCAAGCCGATGCCCAAGCCCCAGCCGAGCTGCACCATGACGGTCAGCGACGGCATGCAGGTGCGCAGCCAGCACACCTCGCCGATCGCGGACAAGGGCCAGCAGGGGATCATGGAGCTGCTCCTGATCAACCACCCGCTGGACTGCCCGGTCTGCGACAAGGGCGGCGAGTGCCCCCTGCAGAACCAGGCGATGAGCAATGGCCGCCCCACCTCGCGTTTCGACGACATCAAGCGCACCTACCCCAAGCCGATCAACATCTCCTCCCAGGTCCTGCTGGACCGTGATCGCTGCATCCTGTGCACGCGGTGCACCCGCTTCTCCTCCCAGATCGCCGGTGACCCCTTCATCGAGATGGGGGAGCGCGGTGCCCTGCAGCAGGTGCTGATCTACGAGGAGAAGCCCTTCGAGTCCTACTTCTCGGGCAACACCGTCCAGATCTGCCCGGTGGGCGCCCTCACCGGTGCGGCGTACCGCTTCCGCTCGCGTCCGTTCGACCTCGTCTCGACGCCGGACATCTGCGAGCACTGCGCCTCCGGCTGCTCCATCCGCAGCGACCACCGTCGTGGCACCGTCCTGCGTCGCATGGCTGGCAACGACCCCGAGGTCAACGAGGAGTGGAACTGCGACAAGGGCCGCTGGGCCTTCACCTGGGCCTCCCTGGGTGACCGCCTCGAGTTCCCGATGGTCCGGGACGAAGGGGGCGAGCTGCGCGTCGTCTCGTGGCAGGAGGCCCTCGCGGCCGCTGCGGACGGTCTGCGTGCCGCCCGGGGGCACGGCGTGCTCACCGGCGGCCGCGTGAGCATCGAGGACGCCCACGCCTATGCCACCCTCGCTCGCGAGGTCCTCGGGACGGACAACATCGACATGCGCGCCCGGCCGCACTCGGCCGAGGAGCGCGACGTCCTCCTGCGCCACGTCGCGGGTGCGACCCCGCAGACCGGTGGCGTGACGTACAGGCAGCTGGAGCAGGCCGGATCGGTCCTCCTCGTCGGCTTCGAGCCGGAGGAGGAGAGCCCCATCGTCTTCCTGCGGCTGCGCAAGGCGTACCGCAAGCACGGTCTGAAGGTCCACGCGGTCGCACCGATGGCGACCCGCGGCCTGACCAAGATGGGCGGCAGCCTCATCCCGTCCGCCCCCGGCACCGAGACCGAGGTGCTGGCCGCCCTGGCTGGCGACGACGCACCGGAGTCGTTGGCCGCGGCCCACGCCGCACTGCGCGAGGAGGGCGCGACCATCCTCGTCGGTGAGCGTCTGGCGACCGTGCCCGGTGCCCTGACCGCCGCAGCCCGCCTCGCCGAGACCACCGGTGCCCGCCTCGCGTGGATCCCACGTCGTGCGGGGGAGCGCGGCGCGATCGCCGCCGGTTGTCTCCCGACCGGCGACGGCCTCGACACCGCGGGGATCCTCGCGGCCGCCGGTGCCGGGTCGATCGGCGGTCTCGTCGTCGGTGGCGTGGACGCCGACGACATCGGCACGGCCGGAGCCCGCCAGGCCTTCGAGCGGGCATTCGTCGTCTCGCTCGAGGTGCGCCCGAGCAACGTCACCGAGCACGCCGACGTCGTCCTGCCGGTCGCCCCGCACGCGGAGCGCGCGGGCAGCTTCATGGACTGGGAAGGACGGGTTCGTCCCTTCGAGGTCTCCCTCGAGACCAACGCCGTGCCGGACCACCGGGTGCTGCACATGCTCGCCGACGCGATGGGTGCCTTCCTGGGGACCCGTACGGTCACAGAGGCCCGGCGCGCCATCGAGGCCACCGCGGCCCCGACGGCCAGCGGCCCGCTGACCGACGTTCCCGCGACCGTCGCGCCCGAGCCCGGTGCCGGCGAGGCGGTCCTGGCGACGTGGCGTCCGCTGCTCGACAAGGGCACGATGCAGGACGGCGAGCCCTTCCTGGCCGGCACCGCCAAGGCGCCGCGTGCGGCCCTCTCCCCGCTGACGGCCCAGTCCCTGGGGATCGTCGAGGGCGACCTCGTCACGGTCTCCGCCGACGACGTGCGCATCACCCTTCCGGCCGACATCCGCGCGATGGTCGACCACGTCGTGTGGCTGCCGACCAACTCCGAGAGCTGCGACGTGCGCAGTCTCTCCGGGCGAGCCGGAGCGATCGTCTCCGTGATGAAGGGCGGTGCTGCGTGA
- the nuoH gene encoding NADH-quinone oxidoreductase subunit NuoH, which produces MNTLTILTTAAEQPVVADFSDTPVWLSLVKALMLFVYLLISVLLMIWFERRMIGRMQQRPGPNRVGPFGLLQSLADGMKSMLKEDVRPKAADALIFTLAPVLFASAAFISFAIVPIGGEVELFGHTTPLQLTDLPVAALLVLAVAGIAAYGIVLGGWSAGSTYPLLGGLRATAQIISYEIAMGLALVAVFMYAGSMSTSEIVAAQSDLWFIIPACVSFVLYIITMVGETNRLPFDLAEGEGELVGGYFTEYSGMRFAMFFLGEYVNMFTVAGLATTFFLGGWQAPPGIAAIGDGMFNTGWWGVLWFTLKMWLFMWGFVWLRGTLLRTRYDQFMRLGWKFLMPVAVAWVVVVAFIRGADAGFFGDSTISVLGRAFPVSSLIIIGFLAALVFGAMWIWETRAEKKADEIEEANVLPGEVDPFAGGHPVPPLPGQRLVETPRDGTAIETTPARTRQTSAPLAEQEEHNRG; this is translated from the coding sequence GTGAACACCCTCACGATCCTGACCACGGCTGCCGAGCAGCCGGTGGTGGCCGACTTCAGCGACACCCCGGTGTGGCTCTCGCTCGTCAAGGCCCTGATGCTCTTCGTCTACCTGCTCATCAGCGTCCTGCTGATGATCTGGTTCGAGCGGCGCATGATCGGCCGGATGCAGCAGCGCCCTGGTCCCAACCGGGTGGGGCCCTTCGGTCTCCTCCAGTCCCTGGCCGACGGCATGAAGTCGATGCTCAAGGAGGACGTGCGCCCGAAGGCGGCCGACGCCCTGATCTTCACCCTGGCGCCGGTCCTGTTCGCCTCCGCGGCCTTCATCTCCTTCGCCATCGTCCCCATCGGCGGTGAGGTCGAGCTGTTCGGCCACACCACGCCGCTGCAGCTGACCGACCTTCCCGTCGCCGCGCTCCTCGTCCTCGCGGTCGCCGGCATCGCCGCCTACGGGATCGTCCTCGGTGGCTGGTCGGCCGGCTCGACCTACCCGCTGCTGGGTGGTCTGCGCGCGACCGCGCAGATCATCTCCTACGAGATCGCGATGGGTCTGGCCCTGGTGGCCGTCTTCATGTACGCCGGGTCGATGTCGACGAGCGAGATCGTCGCCGCGCAGTCGGATCTGTGGTTCATCATCCCGGCCTGCGTGTCCTTCGTGCTGTACATCATCACCATGGTCGGCGAGACCAACCGGCTGCCCTTCGACCTCGCCGAGGGAGAGGGCGAGCTCGTCGGTGGGTACTTCACCGAGTACTCCGGCATGCGCTTCGCCATGTTCTTCCTCGGTGAGTACGTCAACATGTTCACCGTCGCCGGCCTGGCCACCACCTTCTTCCTCGGCGGGTGGCAGGCGCCCCCCGGCATCGCCGCGATCGGCGACGGCATGTTCAACACCGGCTGGTGGGGCGTGCTGTGGTTCACCCTGAAGATGTGGCTGTTCATGTGGGGCTTCGTCTGGCTGCGCGGCACCCTGCTGCGGACCCGGTACGACCAGTTCATGCGCCTGGGGTGGAAGTTCCTCATGCCCGTGGCCGTCGCCTGGGTGGTCGTCGTGGCCTTCATCCGCGGTGCCGACGCCGGCTTCTTCGGTGACAGCACGATCTCCGTCCTCGGTCGGGCCTTCCCGGTCTCCTCGCTGATCATCATCGGCTTCCTCGCCGCGCTCGTCTTCGGGGCGATGTGGATCTGGGAGACCCGCGCGGAGAAGAAGGCCGACGAGATCGAGGAGGCCAACGTCCTCCCCGGCGAGGTCGACCCCTTCGCCGGTGGGCACCCCGTCCCGCCGCTGCCCGGCCAGCGACTCGTGGAGACCCCGCGGGACGGGACCGCGATCGAGACCACGCCGGCGCGCACCCGGCAGACCAGCGCACCGCTCGCCGAGCAGGAGGAGCACAACCGTGGCTGA
- the nuoI gene encoding NADH-quinone oxidoreductase subunit NuoI codes for MADDETKGGFFGDLFAPVAGFGVTFQTMFRKVATQEYPEVKWPTQPRFHGRHQLNRHPDGLEKCVGCELCAWACPADAILVEGADNDDERGLRFSPGERYGHIYQINYLRCIFCGLCIEACPTRALTMTNEYELADNNRADLIYTKEQLLAPLQEGMISAPHPMVEGMNERDYYNGKVAAATDEQRAWVDEHAVDDSGSTPTGEAVAPGNHAEDVR; via the coding sequence GTGGCTGACGACGAGACCAAGGGCGGGTTCTTCGGGGACCTCTTCGCCCCCGTTGCCGGATTCGGGGTGACCTTCCAGACGATGTTCCGGAAGGTCGCCACGCAGGAGTACCCCGAGGTGAAGTGGCCGACCCAGCCACGATTCCACGGGCGCCACCAGCTCAACCGCCACCCCGACGGTCTGGAGAAGTGCGTCGGCTGCGAGTTGTGCGCCTGGGCGTGCCCGGCGGACGCGATCCTGGTCGAGGGTGCCGACAACGACGACGAGCGGGGGCTGCGCTTCAGCCCCGGCGAGCGGTACGGGCACATCTACCAGATCAACTACCTGCGCTGTATCTTCTGCGGCCTGTGCATCGAGGCGTGCCCCACGCGTGCCCTGACGATGACCAACGAGTACGAGCTGGCCGACAACAACCGCGCCGACCTGATCTACACCAAGGAGCAGCTGCTCGCACCGCTGCAGGAGGGCATGATCTCCGCGCCCCACCCCATGGTCGAGGGCATGAACGAGCGTGACTACTACAACGGCAAGGTGGCTGCCGCGACCGACGAGCAGCGCGCCTGGGTCGACGAGCACGCCGTCGACGACAGCGGGAGCACCCCGACGGGCGAGGCAGTGGCTCCCGGGAACCACGCGGAGGACGTTCGATGA
- a CDS encoding NADH-quinone oxidoreductase subunit J, giving the protein MTGTGEAVLFWLLSAVAVPGALALLFARKAVHAAIGMVTTMIVIGAFYLLQEAPFLGIVHIFVYTGAVMMLFLFVVMLVGVDHSDSLVETLKGQRFMTVLLSLGLVALLVGAVGRITYTGDPNLTAVNTDPGNVEAIAYLVFGKYVWLFEVTAGLLTVAALGAMTFAHRERIIAKPTQKEWMEKRFREGEHLAGLPVPGVYARHNAVDTPALLPDGSISELSLNRVLVAREQVTPPTRYTEIDEHESRTDESAGSTESLGRTASESTPEGRQQ; this is encoded by the coding sequence ATGACCGGCACCGGTGAGGCCGTTCTCTTCTGGCTGCTCAGCGCCGTCGCCGTCCCGGGGGCCCTCGCGCTGCTCTTCGCCCGCAAGGCGGTGCACGCGGCCATCGGCATGGTGACGACCATGATCGTCATCGGCGCGTTCTACCTCCTGCAGGAGGCACCCTTCCTGGGCATCGTGCACATCTTCGTCTACACCGGCGCCGTGATGATGCTCTTCCTCTTCGTCGTCATGCTCGTCGGTGTCGACCACTCGGACTCGCTCGTCGAGACCCTCAAGGGCCAGCGCTTCATGACCGTGCTGCTGTCCCTGGGCCTGGTCGCCCTGCTCGTCGGCGCCGTCGGTCGGATCACCTACACGGGCGACCCGAACCTGACCGCGGTCAACACCGACCCGGGCAACGTCGAGGCCATCGCCTACCTCGTCTTCGGCAAGTACGTGTGGCTCTTCGAGGTCACGGCCGGTCTGCTGACCGTCGCCGCCCTCGGCGCGATGACCTTCGCCCACCGCGAGCGGATCATCGCCAAGCCGACGCAGAAGGAGTGGATGGAGAAGCGCTTCCGCGAGGGCGAGCACCTCGCCGGCCTCCCGGTCCCCGGCGTCTACGCCCGCCACAACGCGGTCGACACCCCGGCCCTGCTGCCCGACGGCAGCATCTCCGAGCTCTCGCTCAACCGGGTGCTGGTCGCCCGCGAGCAGGTCACGCCACCGACCCGCTACACCGAGATCGACGAGCACGAAAGTCGCACGGACGAGTCGGCTGGGTCCACTGAGTCCCTGGGCCGCACGGCCTCCGAGAGCACGCCTGAAGGGAGGCAGCAGTGA
- the nuoK gene encoding NADH-quinone oxidoreductase subunit NuoK, producing MSPLNYIYLAIILFAIGSATVLLRRNAIIVFMGVELMLNAASLAFVTFARMHGSVEGQVIAMFVMVVAAAEVVVGLAIIMAVFRARRSASVDDANLLKL from the coding sequence GTGAGTCCGCTGAACTACATCTACCTGGCGATCATCCTCTTCGCGATCGGCAGCGCGACCGTCCTGCTGCGGCGCAACGCGATCATCGTCTTCATGGGCGTGGAGCTCATGCTCAACGCGGCGTCGCTCGCCTTCGTCACCTTTGCCCGCATGCACGGCTCCGTCGAGGGACAGGTCATCGCGATGTTCGTGATGGTCGTCGCCGCGGCCGAGGTCGTCGTCGGTCTGGCCATCATCATGGCCGTCTTCCGTGCCCGCCGGTCGGCCTCGGTCGACGACGCCAACCTGCTGAAGCTGTAA
- the nuoL gene encoding NADH-quinone oxidoreductase subunit L yields MTAAAAPEPASGVTALGWLLVALPLLGAALLLLGGRLTDSFGPLLATALSWASFVIGAAIFVALLAKDPAERAATIELYDWVPGGSIDVTAGLLIDPLSVAFVLLVTFVGSLILVYSLGYMEHDPDKRRFFAYLNLFVASMLLLVLADSYLLLFVGWEGVGLASWLLIGFWNHNPAYATAANKAFVVNRVGDVGLILAMSMMFATFGTADFGAVNEAVSGASEATVTGIGLLLLLAACGKSAQFPLQSWLGDAMAGPTPVSALIHAATMVTAGVYLIVRSHVLFDAAPNAQLAVVVVGAITLLYGAIVGCAKDDLKKALAASTMSQIGYMMLAAGLGPVGYAFAIFHLITHGFFKAGMFLGAGSVMHGMNDQVDMRRFGGLSSVMKITWITFGLGWLAILGLPPFSGFWSKDKIIEAAFIGEGWRPWVFGLTALIGAGITAFYMSRLFFMTFHGKKRWTEDVHPHESPLTMTIPMMVLAVGSAFLGLVLATVAPISTWLEPTLGHVEHHEPVLPVPVLIIATMVVVVVGAGWAWLVYGRDEVPVVAPVGSPLTRAARKDLYQDDLNEILLMGPGISLTRGLLEVDRDVVDGGAVGGLSRGIARSANWLRRAQTGFARSYALTMLAGVVAFLGALWVIN; encoded by the coding sequence GTGACCGCCGCTGCCGCGCCCGAGCCGGCCTCGGGGGTCACCGCCCTCGGCTGGCTGCTCGTCGCCCTGCCGCTGCTGGGTGCCGCCCTGCTGCTCCTCGGCGGCCGGCTCACCGACTCCTTCGGCCCCCTCCTGGCGACCGCCCTGTCCTGGGCCTCCTTCGTCATCGGTGCGGCGATCTTCGTCGCGCTGCTGGCGAAGGACCCCGCCGAGCGGGCCGCCACGATCGAGCTCTACGACTGGGTCCCCGGTGGGTCGATCGACGTGACGGCCGGGCTGCTCATCGACCCGCTGTCGGTGGCCTTCGTCCTGCTCGTGACCTTCGTCGGGTCGTTGATCCTCGTCTACTCGCTCGGGTACATGGAGCACGACCCGGACAAGCGGCGCTTCTTCGCCTACCTCAACCTCTTCGTGGCGTCGATGCTCCTGCTCGTCCTCGCCGACTCCTACCTGCTGCTCTTCGTCGGCTGGGAGGGCGTCGGACTCGCGTCGTGGCTGCTGATCGGCTTCTGGAACCACAACCCGGCCTACGCCACCGCCGCCAACAAGGCCTTCGTCGTCAACCGTGTCGGTGACGTCGGCCTGATCCTGGCGATGTCGATGATGTTCGCGACCTTCGGTACCGCCGACTTCGGTGCGGTCAACGAGGCCGTCTCCGGTGCGAGCGAGGCCACGGTCACCGGCATCGGCCTGCTCCTGCTGCTCGCGGCCTGCGGCAAGTCGGCGCAGTTCCCGCTGCAGTCCTGGCTGGGGGACGCCATGGCCGGTCCGACCCCGGTCTCGGCCCTCATCCACGCGGCGACGATGGTCACCGCCGGCGTCTACCTCATCGTGCGCAGCCACGTCCTCTTCGACGCCGCGCCCAACGCGCAGCTCGCCGTGGTCGTCGTCGGTGCGATCACCCTCCTGTACGGAGCGATCGTCGGCTGCGCGAAGGACGACCTGAAGAAGGCCCTCGCGGCGTCCACGATGAGCCAGATCGGCTACATGATGCTCGCCGCCGGCCTCGGGCCGGTCGGCTACGCCTTCGCGATCTTCCACCTGATCACCCACGGCTTCTTCAAGGCCGGGATGTTCCTCGGCGCCGGCTCGGTGATGCACGGGATGAACGACCAGGTCGACATGCGCCGCTTCGGCGGCCTGTCCTCGGTCATGAAGATCACCTGGATCACCTTCGGGCTGGGCTGGCTGGCGATCCTCGGCCTGCCCCCCTTCTCCGGCTTCTGGAGCAAGGACAAGATCATCGAGGCGGCCTTCATCGGCGAGGGCTGGCGGCCGTGGGTCTTCGGCCTGACCGCCCTCATCGGTGCCGGGATCACCGCCTTCTACATGTCCCGCCTGTTCTTCATGACCTTCCACGGCAAGAAGCGGTGGACCGAGGACGTCCACCCGCACGAGTCGCCCCTGACGATGACCATCCCGATGATGGTCCTCGCCGTCGGCTCGGCCTTCCTCGGTCTCGTCCTGGCCACGGTCGCCCCGATCTCCACCTGGCTGGAGCCGACCCTCGGCCACGTGGAGCACCACGAGCCCGTGCTGCCGGTACCGGTGCTGATCATCGCGACGATGGTCGTGGTCGTGGTCGGTGCCGGATGGGCCTGGCTGGTCTACGGTCGCGACGAGGTGCCGGTCGTGGCGCCCGTCGGCTCGCCCCTGACCCGCGCGGCCCGCAAGGACCTCTACCAGGACGACCTCAACGAGATCCTGCTCATGGGCCCGGGCATCAGCCTCACCCGTGGGCTGCTCGAGGTCGACCGTGACGTCGTCGACGGAGGCGCCGTCGGCGGCCTGTCTCGCGGGATCGCGCGCAGCGCGAACTGGTTGCGGCGGGCCCAGACCGGCTTCGCACGCTCGTACGCCCTGACGATGCTCGCGGGCGTCGTCGCCTTCCTCGGAGCACTGTGGGTGATCAACTGA
- a CDS encoding NADH-quinone oxidoreductase subunit M, translated as MDNMPWLSLLIVVPLVGAVVVAALPSRSSALAKPIALGVSLLTLLLGVVATATSFTRGSSEQFQMAEQYEWIPQFGVSYALGVDGIAIALILMALVLMPVCLLAAWHDIPEGGAREKGYFALLLSLLPFMVGVFAATDVFLFYVFFEAMLIPVYFLIGMFGGDNRRGAALKFLLFSLAGGLIMLVGVIALYVQGPGGADGFLVENLTGLELSTSTGRWLFVAFFIAFAVKAPMWPVHTWLPDAAAASKPAVATLLVGVLDKVGTFGMIRFCLQLFPEASQWASPVVIVLAVLSVLYGAVLAIGQEDMMRLIAFTSISHFGFIVLGIFAFTSASHAGSNLYMVNHGFATAALFLLAGMLIVRRGSQRIDDYGGWQRVTPVLGGLFLLAGLASLSLPGLSPFVSEFLVIAGTWARHPVATAFAVWAVVLAALYILLMYKRIFTGPPPIIGGPDDGDVLRNDTGAPTGGETPVTADVPYVRSDLDAHRPARHLPAAVRDLGLREKVVMAPIVASLVLLGFFPAPVLDTLNPAVERTLEIVGVADVAPTAPSGPADAATTSGSDH; from the coding sequence ATGGACAACATGCCCTGGCTCTCCCTGCTGATCGTCGTGCCGCTCGTCGGCGCGGTCGTGGTCGCGGCGCTGCCCTCGCGCAGCTCCGCTCTGGCCAAGCCGATCGCCCTCGGGGTCTCCCTGCTCACGCTGCTGCTGGGCGTCGTCGCGACGGCGACGAGCTTCACCCGCGGTTCGAGCGAGCAGTTCCAGATGGCCGAGCAGTACGAGTGGATCCCGCAGTTCGGGGTCAGCTATGCGCTCGGTGTCGATGGCATCGCCATCGCGCTCATCCTCATGGCGCTCGTGCTCATGCCCGTCTGCCTCCTCGCGGCCTGGCACGACATCCCCGAGGGTGGCGCCCGGGAGAAGGGGTACTTCGCCCTCCTCCTGTCGCTGCTGCCCTTCATGGTCGGCGTCTTCGCCGCGACTGACGTCTTCCTCTTCTACGTCTTCTTCGAGGCGATGCTCATCCCGGTGTACTTCCTCATCGGGATGTTCGGCGGGGACAACCGCCGCGGCGCGGCGCTGAAGTTCCTGCTCTTCAGCCTCGCCGGTGGACTGATCATGCTCGTCGGCGTCATCGCCCTGTACGTCCAGGGACCCGGCGGTGCGGACGGCTTCCTCGTCGAGAACCTCACCGGCCTGGAGCTGAGCACGAGCACCGGGCGCTGGCTGTTCGTCGCATTCTTCATCGCCTTCGCGGTGAAGGCACCGATGTGGCCGGTCCACACCTGGCTCCCGGACGCGGCCGCCGCGTCCAAGCCGGCGGTCGCCACGCTGCTCGTCGGGGTGCTTGACAAGGTCGGCACCTTCGGGATGATCCGCTTCTGCCTGCAGCTCTTCCCGGAGGCGAGCCAGTGGGCCAGCCCGGTGGTCATCGTCCTGGCCGTCCTCTCCGTGCTCTACGGCGCGGTCCTCGCGATCGGCCAGGAGGACATGATGCGCCTGATCGCCTTCACCTCGATCAGCCACTTCGGCTTCATCGTGCTGGGCATCTTCGCGTTCACCTCGGCCTCCCACGCCGGGAGCAACCTGTACATGGTCAACCACGGCTTCGCGACGGCAGCGCTCTTCCTCCTCGCGGGGATGCTCATCGTGCGTCGCGGCAGTCAGCGCATCGACGACTACGGCGGCTGGCAGCGGGTCACCCCGGTGCTCGGCGGGCTGTTCCTGCTCGCCGGTCTGGCGAGCCTGTCGCTGCCGGGCCTGTCGCCCTTCGTCTCCGAGTTCCTCGTCATCGCGGGCACCTGGGCGCGGCACCCCGTCGCGACTGCCTTCGCCGTGTGGGCCGTCGTCCTCGCGGCCCTCTACATCCTGCTGATGTACAAGCGGATCTTCACCGGGCCGCCGCCGATCATCGGGGGGCCGGACGACGGCGACGTCCTGCGGAACGACACCGGAGCCCCGACGGGGGGCGAGACCCCGGTCACCGCGGACGTGCCTTACGTGCGTTCGGACCTCGACGCCCACCGCCCTGCCCGTCATCTGCCCGCCGCGGTGCGTGACCTCGGCCTGCGGGAGAAGGTCGTCATGGCCCCGATCGTGGCCTCGCTGGTGCTGCTCGGGTTCTTCCCCGCGCCGGTGCTGGACACGCTCAACCCGGCCGTCGAGCGCACCCTCGAGATCGTCGGTGTCGCAGACGTCGCCCCGACCGCACCCTCCGGGCCGGCCGACGCCGCCACGACCTCCGGGAGTGACCACTGA